In Sphingobacterium sp. SYP-B4668, the sequence GTGATTACGTTATCGACGACGACAGTGGGACCCGAACAACTGTACGCAAGGATTTTTTTGGTGATTATACCATTTCAGACAACAAAGGCAGCCGCACTACCGTAAGTAAGGATTTTTCAGGTGACTATACCATTTCGGACAATAAAGGAAACCGTACTACCGTAAGTAAGGATTTTTCAGGTGACTATACCATTTCGGACAATAAAGGCAATCGCACTATCGTAAGTAAGGATTTTTCAGGTGACTATACCATCTCGGACAATAAAGGCAACCGCAGCACCGTACGTAAGGATTTTTCAGGCGATCAGACTATCTCAGACAACAAAGGCAACCGTACCACCGTAAGCAAGGATTTTTCGGGTGACTATATCATCTCGGACAACAAAGGCAACCGTACCACCGTAAGCAAGGATTTTTCGGGTGACTATACCATCTCGGACAACAAAGGCAACCGAGCATCTATTAAAAAAGATATATTCGGAAATATTACCATCGATGACCCTAAAGGTGTTTTAAATGCTGTCAAGTATAATATTATCGAGACCCTATTTAGCAAAGACTAAATAGGGATGAAAGCGTACACGACAACCGTACACTCCTACAGCTATGGTCAATCGTACCGCCGTTCTCTTTTGGTCGATAGTGCACTATTCCCCTCCTCAGTCGCCATTGCATCTGGTCAACACTTTATAATACAGGAATTTTCATTTCACAATTCAAACCTAAGGAATTGATAATCAAACACAAATATCACCAATCAAGCACGCGAATAGTGCCCCTCACCCCATCTGTTTCCAATCAACTTCGGAACAACTTCGCCCTTCCATCAATCTGTACACAAGATGGCTTCGAATTTTTACCGCTGTGATAGCTTTAAAATTCGAAGCCAATTCGATAAAAACTACCTGAAAGGCAGAAGAAAGGTAGAAGTTAGAGCGAAGAAAGCTAAACGTTAAAGAGAAGAAAGGGGGATTTACAACAGATGAAGGAATTCGATCAGCTCCTTTGCAGCAGCACGTCCGGCACGATTAGCTCCGATAGTGGACGCTGAGGGGCCATATCCTGTAAGATGTATGCGAGGATCTTGTGCCACCTGAGTGGCTAATTTTCCAGACATTTCAATACCATTCTTATCATTCATCAACTTTAAAGGTGCTAGATGATCCAACGAATGACGAAAGCCAGTATTCCAGAAAATAACATCCGCGTCCAATGTGGTTCCATCTGCCCAGCGTACACCGGTTTCAGTAATCTCCTCAAACATAGGTTTTCGTTCCAAAACGCCTTTATCCAACATATCTGCTATCGCTGGGGTGATAGGCAATCCCGTAACCGATACCACCGAATCTGGCGGCAACCCTTCTCGTACTCTTTTTTCGACCAACGCGACTGCTTCACGGCCCAAATCCGGGTTAAACTCATAAGTCCGAAAATCAGGAGGTCTACGGGTCACCCAAGTGGTCTGCGTGACTTTAGATATTTCTCCCAATAACTGCACGGCGGAAATTCCTCCTCCGACAATTATGACGTGCTTGCCTTCAAATTCTTCCGCAGACTTATACTCCCCTGTATGCAATTGACGGCCTTGGAATT encodes:
- a CDS encoding NAD(P)-binding domain-containing protein, with the protein product MNPEKDMEGDDSSKGSTPHLDIFYKVDVVVIGAGQAGLSAAYYLQKNGIQPGKGFVVLDDEFGPGGAWQHRWDSLTLSTVNGINDLPGMGFSDVVNTTDKKLQANIALPKYYEAYERTFGLPVIRPIRVREVSERNGRFIIRTNGVQFSARGLINATGTWKTPYCPKYPGWEKFQGRQLHTGEYKSAEEFEGKHVIIVGGGISAVQLLGEISKVTQTTWVTRRPPDFRTYEFNPDLGREAVALVEKRVREGLPPDSVVSVTGLPITPAIADMLDKGVLERKPMFEEITETGVRWADGTTLDADVIFWNTGFRHSLDHLAPLKLMNDKNGIEMSGKLATQVAQDPRIHLTGYGPSASTIGANRAGRAAAKELIEFLHLL